Below is a window of Chiroxiphia lanceolata isolate bChiLan1 chromosome 9, bChiLan1.pri, whole genome shotgun sequence DNA.
AGATGAGCTTTTACTCTTCCAGAGCATGCTGGGCACCTCAAGGCTGTGGACCCTGCATATAAAGCAATATTGCTTATTATTCTGAGCTGTTTGTTCCATTAATCGTGTGCCTGCTTTGCTCTGGGAAGAGGAATTGGAATATAGCAATATTCTGtcttcttgtttttaaaatagatgtGTGGGTGGACACTCTAGCTACTGctcacatttttctcttgcaaGAAGAGCTGTTTGTGATTCTCCTCCCCGGTGTTTTCTCTTGACACTGATTTTCTTGGTTGGACTCGGGAAGGAAGATGCCTCAAGCCAGTCAACAAGTGCTGCATGGAAATAATAGGTATTAATTGAGAAATATTTGAACTTCAGGATTGCAGAGAGGAAGTCTTggaacagctttaaaattaaaggtgTTGTTATTCCTTCAGCAAAAATCAGGCCTGCAGTGCTATTATTTTTGTCCATTAGAATACTTCTGATTTGACAACTTCTAATCTAAATATTCACATGATCATACAACAGCTGATAGTAGATAAACACATACAAAATGTGTTTATCCCAAAAAATGTTATGGAGGCATTAACAGCAACTCAACAAGTTGTGCCAGCATCTTCCATAACCTTGTCTCTCCACATCTGACCTCATGAAGAGCCTTTCAGAAAACCAGCAAGGTCTGGGGTTGAACAAAACTTGATTgaatgaggggggaaaaaataaaggagaaaaacaacttgAGAATTAGTGAGTTCCTGTCCTGCTCACCAGGCACGAGCAGTGTCAGGGCATGTCTGCAAGCTGAAGGGTTTACAGGATGCATAAATAGCTCCATAAAAAGATGTTATCACCAGCTCCTGGAAAAgcacagtgctggaaaatggtAAGTAAGACCAAAACCTGTAGTGCAAGGCCAGACCAGCTCCATCAGAGAGCAGAACCACTTCTTCACTGCTGACAGATGATTTCCCCTCGATGTCTTTCATCAAatctacttaaaaaaacaaaccaaaaatctgTTCACTTTTTTAAGCTGCACTTATTCAAAAAAGGTGGGAGCATTTCCTTCCAACATATACTCCTCACACTACAAAGCCCAGCATCCCAGCAGCATCCActccaataaaataaatttccctTCTTGTAAGAACAAGAgattacacacacacagacacacacacaaccccaGATTGGTTCAGTTTATATCGAAACACAATTACATATTTATTGACATGCTTTTAATTTACAATCAAATTGAGCTGGCACACCCAAGACATGGTTTATTTATAGAGCATgaagggcagccacagcaggtGTTACTTGTTCCCCATCTGGTCTAGGTTCCTAAACGGGGATGCTCCCAGGAGCACCCCAGCACCTCCACCCTGGCCTCTCCATGGCCACACAGTCCTATGGAACCTCCTCCCATGGCCACCAAAGGCAGCTTTGAACAATGGCATCATTCAGGTTAGAAGAGCCCTCCAACATCAAGTCCGAccgttcccccagcactgccaaggccaccactgacccatgtccccaagtgccacatccacatggcttttaaatccccccagggatggggactccaacactgccctgggcaggtgTGCCAcggctggacaaccctttccatgaaggaatttccccttcccctagcacaacttgaggctgtttcctctcgccctgtcccttgttccctgggagcagtgTCCGACCACCCCTGGCTCCACTCTCCTATCAGGGAGTTGCAGAcagccagaaggtcccccctgagccaccttttctccaggctgagccgtcccagctccctcagagtTCCTCCCAGGTGGAGGTGGGACTGAACCTATTTTGTTCCCATGAgttgtccctctgctctgacaGATCCCAGCCCTCAGAGATCTCCACACCCCGCACAGGGAATACCACAGCGATAATGACACATTCCAGAACATCCTGACTGGGTGAGTAATTGCAGATCCTTTGCACAGGCATCTCCATGAAGGCAGTGGGAGTTGTAGAGACATTATTAGGTCtcctgacattttaaaaaggcttaGACAGAAAATGTCTTCGAGGGGTTTCGAAGGCTGCAATGGAACTGAAATAGTTTTTGTAATAACAAAACGACTCACAAGGAGCTTTGCATAACTTTGCCAGAACCACAGGTCCTGCACTGGGAGCTTGTGGGGTGCCTTCTGCAATAGGGAAAATCAGGAACAGAGCCTTTGTGACGATGTTGGCAAGTAAGCACAACCTTCAACCTTCTGCCAGCTCCAAACCCTTCTGCAGAACTTCCCTGGCTTTCTGAAATCACAATGAATAAGATTTTCTGCTGACTCAGATGATGTGAGGGCTCCAGCTGGAACTGGGACAAACtgcctggggacacacagagccAGCTGACCCTATGTGTGTGTAGAGACAGCCTGAGGagactggaaaagcagctcaggaACAGACACATGAGACGAGAGCACCAGGCACCACCACCAATTTTAAGAGTTGTTCAAGTATGTGAGATACTCACATGGATACAAACTTCATGGCTTTGTGCATTAGTCTGCAACAGGAACAAATgagagctgggagaaaaggcCCTTCTCCAGCACCTTACACTGAAACCAGCAGTGattaatagaatcacagaatccctgaatggtttgggttgggagggatattaaagcccatccagttccatcccctgccatgggcagggacaccttccactatcccaggttgctccaagccctctccaacctggccttggacacttccagggatggggcagccacagcttctctggacaatctgtgccagggcctcaccaccctcacagccaagaatttcttcccaatatcccatctaaccctgccctctggcagtggtaagtcattcccccttgtcctggcactccgtgcccttgcaaaaagtctctccccatctttcttgcagCCTCCCCTTGGCTCATACTAGACATGAAGACTTTCAAACTAAGGGCCTGAAACCCCTGGGTGCACTCTTCAGCACCTTCTGTTCCATACTGTGTTCATCTTCAACAATAAAATCACTTCACTAGAAAAGTGCTATAAAAAGATGCAATTCCTCTCTTCTCAGTCTCCCGCATCAAGACTCTTTTTGCTGCgtaaaaatgaaatttacaGATCAATGCTGAGGTCTTACAGTCTTCTCAGGTTACTACACACCCAAAGTAGGGCTAATACGCACCCAAAGTAGGAGACaaaattatggaatggtttaggCTGGAGAAGCCCTCTCAGACCACTGAGTGCAAGctttcccccagcactgccaaggccaccactgatCCCTGTttccaagtgccacatccacatggctcttaaatccctccagggatggggactccagcaGTGGGCAGCTGTACCCAGGCTGGACAGACCTCTCCAGTAAGGAGTAAGATCCACAGCAGAGCCTGATAGCAAatacttgcatttattttcttgaacTCTCAACCATGCACTGCAGATGAGACTTATCAAGCTCAGCTCTTTTTAACGACAGCCAAAAAACCCAGACTGGAGGAGTGAGATAAGAGATGGACTAAACCCATGCCTCCAATCCTTTCATATGTGGAAAGTGTCTGGTAAAAGCTCCCATCAGAGAGGAGTTTCCTGGAAACATGCACCTTCCAGGTTTCTTCCCCAGGCAGTGTTACCCAAACCGACTTGTCTCAAGTCTCACCTAAACCTGGGTAACTTGGATGGAataaagaggggaaaacaaatatCTAAGAATTCCAGGAAGACTAGAAAAGGAGCCTCAGACTGAAAACAAGTGATGGTTATCTTGGCAATTCCCTATCCTTGCCCAACCATCAGTCTAGTATTTACAACCACAGTCACCTTCATCAGGGAGGCAGCTCTTGCTTAAGGACACCGAGAATCACCCCTGGATTTGGAGCCAGAGCACGTGGAATGTTCTGCCTCAGTGAACAGGGGAAGTCAGagaacagtgggaaaaaaaggcaaacagccTGATTATAACCTGGTAAAGCCGTAACTCCCAGAACTGCAGGAGTCTCAGGAATTGCACAGCACATGGGAAATCCTAATTTCTACCACGGAAAAATTGCAGCTTTGGTCTGTCAGTCAAAAATTTAAGCAGTCAGAGCCAcataaatgttcatttttagTGCAGATGCCTCACTTTGTTAGAGATTTTCTCTGGTCAACAGattactgaaaacagtttttgaagTCTACACATTAAAGATGATTTCCTTCAAGCTAAGAGgctggagatatttaaaaactgGCGTGTACTCACAGGAATAGAGATGTTTGTTCTGACagacatttttctcctctgtaaaACTTCTTGCATTAAAAACTTCTAGTCAGAGGCAATTGTTAACATGGAACATttattggtttaaaaaaataaacatgcagaAGGCATCCTCTTTAAAACCAACATGTAAAATAATCCAGTGGGGGTTTTAGAGAAAAGCAACAGCTCTGTAAGGCATGGATTCCTCCAAAACATCCggcagaaatgtgttttccatggGAATCCACGCTCCGACTACACTGTGCAGTGAGTAGAGCCAAAGGCAATCACATAACAGAGCACTTGCCTTGCagtttatctttctttttctgctgcttggaTTTCTTTCCGTCCACCTGGAGACTGATAgttctcctctgctccagaTTCAGGAGCTCCTGGAAGAGCTCCTGCACGTTGTAGTTCATTTTGGCCGATGTCTCCATGAAAGCACACTTCCACTTGCTGGCCAGAGCTTGCCCCTCGCTGGCATCCAGCTCCCTCTGCGTGTCATCGCTTTTGTTCCCCACCAACATTATGGGGATTTTTTGGATGTCCCCTTTAATCTGACATATCTGGTCGAAGATGGGATGAAGATCTTCCATGGATTGCCTGTTGGTGACGGAGTACACCAAGATGAAGGCATGCCCCTTGGATATAGAGAGGCGCTGCATAGCAGGGAACTGGTGGCTGCCCGTGGTGTCCGTGATCTGAAGCGTGCAGATGCTCTTGTCACAGTTGATCACCTGCCGGTACGTGTCCTCGATGGTGGGGATATAGGTTTCCCGGAAAGTCCCCCTTACAAAACGCAGGACCAAGGAGCTTTTGCCAACCCCGGCTGCTCCGAACACCACCACCCTGTAATCGTTGCTCTGCTCGGGCATCTTGGCTGCGCGACGATGCGAGCGAAGGTCTGCACTGAAAATACCCGAGTTCCTCCAAGTTTACACAGCCCTACGCAGAGGTGGGCtgtggagagggagagggaggagggaaagggggagagggaggggaaaaggggagagagagagagagggagggggaaagggggaagagagaaagaaaaat
It encodes the following:
- the DIRAS3 gene encoding GTP-binding protein Di-Ras3, which encodes MPEQSNDYRVVVFGAAGVGKSSLVLRFVRGTFRETYIPTIEDTYRQVINCDKSICTLQITDTTGSHQFPAMQRLSISKGHAFILVYSVTNRQSMEDLHPIFDQICQIKGDIQKIPIMLVGNKSDDTQRELDASEGQALASKWKCAFMETSAKMNYNVQELFQELLNLEQRRTISLQVDGKKSKQQKKKDKLQGKCSVM